A stretch of the Bacillus thuringiensis genome encodes the following:
- the cas5c gene encoding type I-C CRISPR-associated protein Cas5c, whose product MRNSIEFEVFGDYALFTDPLMKMGGEKLTYQVPTYQAIKGIAESIYWKPTLLMIVDKIRIMNAIKMESKGIRPIEYGGGNTLANYTYLKNVRYQVQAHFIFNPHRPDLAFDRNEYKHHNILKRSLKVGGRRDIFLGTRECQGYVEPCVFGEGEGFYDNYGGDIHLGTMVHGLNYPDETGRNELEVRLWNPVMRDGIIQFIRPEECTKIRKIFKMEPKIFDSSNVESVDELIKQLEEGGE is encoded by the coding sequence TTGCGGAATTCTATTGAATTTGAGGTTTTTGGTGATTACGCACTTTTCACAGATCCTTTGATGAAAATGGGAGGAGAAAAGTTAACTTACCAAGTACCAACTTATCAAGCTATCAAAGGGATTGCTGAATCAATCTACTGGAAGCCAACTCTTCTTATGATTGTAGATAAAATAAGAATTATGAATGCAATCAAAATGGAATCAAAAGGTATTCGTCCAATTGAATATGGTGGTGGAAATACACTCGCAAATTACACATATTTAAAGAATGTAAGATACCAAGTTCAGGCCCATTTTATCTTTAATCCTCATCGACCTGATTTAGCTTTTGATCGTAATGAATATAAGCATCATAACATCCTAAAACGTTCACTTAAAGTTGGAGGACGACGAGACATTTTTTTAGGAACGAGAGAATGCCAAGGATATGTGGAGCCTTGTGTTTTTGGTGAAGGAGAAGGATTTTACGATAATTATGGTGGAGATATTCATTTAGGCACAATGGTTCATGGGCTTAATTATCCTGATGAAACAGGTAGGAATGAATTAGAGGTTCGATTATGGAATCCGGTAATGAGAGATGGAATTATTCAATTCATCCGACCAGAAGAATGTACAAAAATCCGTAAAATATTCAAGATGGAGCCAAAGATTTTTGACAGTTCAAACGTTGAATCAGTTGATGAGCTTATAAAACAATTAGAAGAAGGAGGTGAATAA